One segment of Paenibacillus rhizovicinus DNA contains the following:
- a CDS encoding MFS transporter, translating into MAKALTKAVPVSATVFPILFAISIVHLLNDSMQSTVSALFPVLRDSMHLSYKQIGFIAFAMNITAAVIQPMVGMYADRRPRPYILPVGVCFTLVGVAALALAPEYAYIVIAVMMMGIGSAIFHPESSRVAYMAAGGKRGLAQSIFQVGGNIGGALGPIMSAAIFVPLGQISVLWFLIAAVAAIIIQSYVARWYSQNALQSRPAKPKSKTSSGEKKDRASGFGLTRNQVIWAISILVFLVFTKHVYMSSLSSYYSFYLIDYYGVSVQHAQLFLFSFLAASAAGTFFGGPLADRYGRRNIIWFSILGTAPFSILLPYGNLFWTSVMCICAGFVLSSAFSIIVVFAQELMPGKVGLVSGLFFGLAFGVGGLGSAVLGWIADATSIEYMMKLCAYLPLLGILAVFLPKDEKVRA; encoded by the coding sequence TTGGCAAAAGCATTAACGAAAGCGGTACCTGTCAGTGCGACCGTTTTCCCGATTTTATTCGCGATCAGCATCGTGCATTTATTGAACGACTCGATGCAATCCACCGTTTCGGCGCTGTTTCCGGTCTTGCGTGATTCGATGCATCTCAGCTACAAGCAAATCGGGTTTATCGCCTTCGCGATGAACATTACGGCGGCGGTGATTCAGCCGATGGTCGGCATGTACGCCGATCGCCGTCCCCGTCCTTATATACTTCCTGTGGGGGTATGTTTTACGCTGGTCGGGGTTGCCGCGCTTGCGCTGGCTCCCGAGTATGCTTACATCGTCATTGCCGTGATGATGATGGGCATCGGGTCGGCGATCTTCCATCCCGAGTCCTCGCGCGTCGCTTATATGGCCGCAGGCGGGAAGAGGGGATTGGCGCAGTCGATTTTCCAGGTCGGGGGCAATATCGGAGGCGCGCTCGGACCGATCATGAGCGCCGCGATCTTCGTGCCGCTCGGGCAGATCAGCGTCCTCTGGTTCCTGATCGCCGCGGTTGCCGCGATCATTATTCAAAGCTACGTCGCGCGCTGGTATAGCCAGAACGCGCTGCAGTCCCGCCCGGCGAAGCCGAAGTCCAAGACGTCTTCCGGCGAGAAGAAGGACCGCGCTTCAGGTTTCGGCTTGACGCGCAATCAAGTGATCTGGGCGATTTCCATCCTTGTTTTCCTCGTCTTTACGAAGCATGTGTACATGTCGAGCTTGTCCAGCTATTATAGCTTTTATTTGATCGATTACTATGGTGTTTCGGTACAGCATGCACAGTTATTCTTATTCTCGTTCCTAGCCGCATCGGCGGCGGGAACGTTCTTCGGCGGACCGCTGGCGGACCGTTACGGGCGCAGAAACATCATCTGGTTCTCGATATTGGGGACGGCGCCGTTCTCGATTCTGCTGCCTTACGGCAACTTGTTCTGGACGAGCGTCATGTGCATCTGCGCAGGCTTCGTGCTGTCGTCGGCGTTCTCCATCATCGTCGTGTTCGCGCAGGAACTGATGCCCGGTAAAGTAGGGCTTGTCTCGGGCTTGTTCTTCGGCCTGGCGTTCGGCGTCGGCGGACTCGGTTCGGCCGTTCTCGGCTGGATCGCCGACGCGACGAGCATCGAATACATGATGAAGCTGTGCGCCTACTTACCGCTCCTTGGCATTCTGGCCGTATTTCTGCCGAAAGACGAGAAGGTGCGCGCCTAA
- a CDS encoding SDR family NAD(P)-dependent oxidoreductase has product MELKNKAAIVTGGGTGIGRAVSLLLAGKGARVCVNYSRSREDAEDTVRLILEQGGDAIAVQADVARDDEVRAMVERTAAAFGGVQLLVNNASITHHIAMNDLDSVTDDVWDSLFDVNVKGMFRCARAAAPWMKQAGQGAIVNVGSISGQTGLGSSLPYAVSKAAVHGLTKSLARALSPDIRVNSVVPGAVATRWWTGREEQMKRLAPNLLLQRISTPEDVAQLICAALEQEAMTGQLITVDSGQTL; this is encoded by the coding sequence ATGGAACTGAAGAATAAAGCGGCGATCGTAACCGGCGGCGGAACGGGGATCGGCAGAGCGGTCAGCCTGCTGCTAGCCGGCAAAGGAGCGCGCGTCTGCGTCAACTACTCCCGCTCGCGGGAGGACGCGGAAGACACCGTGCGGCTGATCCTTGAACAAGGCGGAGATGCCATCGCCGTTCAAGCCGACGTCGCCCGGGACGACGAGGTTCGCGCCATGGTCGAGCGGACGGCCGCGGCTTTCGGCGGCGTGCAGCTGCTCGTGAACAACGCCAGCATCACGCACCATATCGCGATGAACGATCTCGATTCGGTCACGGACGACGTATGGGATTCCTTGTTCGACGTGAACGTGAAAGGCATGTTCCGCTGCGCCCGGGCAGCCGCGCCTTGGATGAAGCAGGCCGGTCAAGGCGCCATCGTGAACGTCGGCAGCATTTCGGGCCAGACCGGGCTTGGCTCTTCGCTGCCGTATGCCGTCTCGAAGGCAGCCGTCCACGGGCTGACGAAATCGCTCGCCCGCGCTCTATCGCCGGATATCCGGGTAAATTCCGTCGTGCCGGGCGCCGTTGCGACCAGATGGTGGACCGGACGGGAAGAGCAGATGAAACGGCTCGCGCCTAACCTGCTGCTGCAGCGCATTTCCACGCCGGAAGACGTCGCGCAGCTGATCTGCGCCGCGCTGGAACAGGAAGCGATGACAGGCCAATTGATCACGGTCGACAGCGGGCAGACGCTGTAG
- a CDS encoding FecCD family ABC transporter permease — translation MIRSEVIRKQRLIILLLMALITLTLFASMGLGYSKLSYDRLLPTLFGHGTFKEHFVLFDVRLPRIFITLLAGMALALSGSILQSVTRNDLADPGIIGINSGAGVGVALFFLFMPIDSESFAYLLPMIAFGGALVTAVLIYLFSFKRHVGLQPVRLVLTGVGFSMALSSVMIMLISSADREKVDFISKWLAGNVWGTDWPFVWALVPWVFILGPFVMYKANKLNLLALDDSIAVGVGVSLSKERLALLLAAVALAASAVSVTGGIAFIGLMAPHIAKALIGPRNQLFVPIAVLIGGWLLVLADTIGRNVGTASGIPAGIVVALIGAPYFVYLLLKKI, via the coding sequence ATGATTCGTTCCGAAGTTATCCGCAAACAGCGGCTTATTATCTTGCTTCTGATGGCGCTTATCACGCTGACTCTATTCGCCAGCATGGGGCTGGGCTACTCCAAGCTTTCCTACGACCGGCTGCTGCCGACGTTATTCGGGCACGGTACGTTCAAGGAGCATTTCGTCCTGTTCGACGTCCGCCTCCCGCGCATCTTCATCACGCTCTTGGCGGGCATGGCGCTGGCGCTGTCCGGCTCCATTCTGCAGAGCGTGACGCGCAACGACTTGGCCGATCCCGGCATCATCGGCATCAATTCCGGCGCCGGCGTCGGCGTCGCGCTGTTCTTCCTGTTCATGCCGATCGATTCGGAGTCGTTCGCTTACTTGCTGCCGATGATCGCTTTTGGCGGAGCGCTGGTAACGGCGGTGCTCATCTATCTGTTCTCGTTCAAAAGGCATGTCGGCCTGCAGCCCGTACGGCTCGTCCTGACCGGCGTCGGCTTCTCCATGGCGCTCTCGAGCGTCATGATCATGCTGATCTCGTCCGCCGACCGGGAGAAAGTCGATTTCATCTCCAAATGGCTGGCCGGCAACGTCTGGGGAACGGACTGGCCGTTCGTCTGGGCGCTCGTTCCTTGGGTGTTCATTCTCGGTCCGTTCGTGATGTACAAGGCGAATAAGCTGAACCTGCTGGCGCTGGACGATTCCATCGCCGTCGGCGTCGGCGTCTCCCTGTCGAAGGAGCGTCTCGCGCTGCTTCTCGCCGCAGTCGCGCTGGCGGCATCCGCCGTATCGGTGACGGGCGGCATCGCCTTCATCGGGCTCATGGCGCCGCATATCGCGAAGGCGCTGATCGGGCCGCGCAATCAGCTGTTCGTCCCTATTGCCGTCCTGATCGGCGGCTGGCTGCTCGTGCTTGCCGACACGATCGGACGCAACGTCGGCACGGCCTCCGGCATTCCCGCGGGTATCGTGGTCGCGCTGATCGGCGCGCCGTATTTCGTTTACCTGCTGCTGAAGAAGATATAG
- a CDS encoding FecCD family ABC transporter permease: MADATARSIPFAYKLIAGIVFFIAMFFAAMVFGAAHTTVKDVWLALTTHRTGENLSILRDIRLPREVAAIFVGAALAVSGSVMQGMTRNPLADPGLLGLTAGANAALAFTIALVPSAGYFWITVACFVGAAVGSLLVLGVGAAKKGGFSPLRIVLAGSAISAFLYAAADGIGLGFKVAKDVSMWTAGGLIGASWDQLQVIIPFISVGILVALAMSRQLTILSLSEDIAVGLGQKTAAIKAVLFLVTVMLAGASVALVGNLTFLGLMIPHIVRSIVGTDYRFVVPMSAVSGAAFMLMADTLARTLNAPYETPVAAIVAVIGLPFFLFIMRKGGHAFK; the protein is encoded by the coding sequence ATGGCTGATGCAACCGCTCGCTCCATCCCATTCGCCTACAAACTGATAGCGGGAATCGTATTCTTCATCGCAATGTTCTTCGCCGCCATGGTATTCGGCGCCGCCCACACGACGGTGAAGGACGTGTGGCTCGCGCTTACGACCCACCGGACGGGCGAGAACCTCTCCATCCTCCGCGATATCAGGCTGCCGCGCGAAGTCGCGGCGATCTTCGTCGGAGCGGCGCTTGCCGTATCCGGATCCGTGATGCAGGGCATGACGCGCAATCCGCTTGCCGATCCCGGACTGCTGGGCCTTACAGCCGGTGCTAACGCAGCACTGGCATTTACCATCGCGCTCGTGCCGTCGGCGGGCTACTTCTGGATTACGGTCGCCTGCTTCGTCGGAGCCGCCGTCGGTTCCCTGCTCGTGCTCGGCGTCGGCGCCGCGAAGAAGGGCGGCTTCTCGCCCCTGCGCATCGTACTGGCCGGTTCGGCTATTTCGGCGTTTCTGTACGCTGCCGCCGACGGTATCGGCCTCGGGTTCAAAGTAGCCAAAGACGTCTCCATGTGGACGGCCGGCGGCCTGATCGGCGCATCATGGGACCAATTGCAGGTCATCATCCCGTTCATCTCGGTCGGTATCCTCGTGGCGCTCGCCATGTCGCGGCAATTGACGATTCTGAGCCTGAGCGAAGACATTGCCGTCGGACTCGGCCAGAAGACCGCCGCCATCAAAGCGGTGCTGTTCCTCGTCACCGTCATGCTTGCCGGCGCCTCCGTGGCGCTGGTCGGCAACTTGACGTTTCTCGGGCTCATGATTCCGCATATCGTGCGTTCCATCGTCGGTACGGACTACCGCTTCGTGGTGCCGATGTCGGCGGTATCGGGCGCTGCCTTCATGCTCATGGCCGACACGCTCGCCCGGACGCTCAATGCGCCGTACGAAACGCCGGTCGCCGCGATCGTCGCCGTGATCGGACTGCCCTTCTTCCTCTTCATCATGCGGAAGGGAGGCCATGCGTTCAAATGA
- a CDS encoding iron-hydroxamate ABC transporter substrate-binding protein yields the protein MRKALFPALVALILILSACGNSANTANNAGNAAAGSNDSAANSTANNAPTGTNTSPADNTAADDASGSGTITYQAESGPVEVPANSQRVVVLASFTGDLIQLGVNVVGADAWSMKNPRFADKLKDAKEVTDEDLEKIIELDPDLIIGLDGVKNLDKLKEIAPTILYTYGKVDYLTQFLEIGKALNKEKEAQTWIDGFKTRAADAGKEIKAKIGENATVSVIENFNKQLYVYGDNWGRGTEILYQAMGLKMPQKVIDTALKDGYFALSTEVMPQFAGDYLIMSKFSDTDNSFQNTDTYKNIPAVKNGHVFEVNANEFYFNDPNTLDFQLDFFKKSFLGK from the coding sequence ATGAGAAAAGCATTATTTCCGGCTCTCGTAGCCCTCATCCTCATCCTAAGCGCATGCGGCAATTCCGCCAACACTGCCAACAACGCCGGCAACGCCGCCGCAGGCAGCAACGATTCTGCCGCTAACAGCACTGCGAACAACGCTCCAACCGGCACCAACACTTCCCCTGCTGACAATACTGCTGCCGACGATGCGTCCGGTTCCGGCACCATTACATACCAAGCCGAGAGCGGTCCCGTCGAAGTGCCTGCCAACTCGCAGCGCGTCGTCGTTCTGGCTTCCTTCACCGGCGATCTCATCCAACTCGGCGTCAACGTCGTCGGCGCGGATGCCTGGTCCATGAAGAACCCGCGTTTCGCCGATAAGCTGAAAGATGCCAAAGAAGTGACCGACGAGGATCTGGAGAAGATCATCGAGCTCGATCCCGATCTGATCATCGGCCTGGACGGCGTCAAAAACCTTGATAAGCTCAAGGAAATCGCGCCGACCATCCTCTACACCTACGGCAAAGTCGACTACCTGACGCAGTTTCTCGAAATCGGCAAAGCCCTTAACAAAGAGAAAGAAGCGCAAACCTGGATCGACGGTTTCAAGACGCGCGCGGCGGATGCCGGCAAGGAAATCAAAGCGAAGATCGGCGAGAACGCGACCGTATCCGTTATCGAGAACTTTAACAAGCAGCTGTACGTATACGGCGACAACTGGGGCCGCGGCACCGAAATCCTGTATCAGGCCATGGGCTTGAAGATGCCTCAGAAGGTCATAGACACTGCGCTCAAAGACGGCTACTTCGCGCTTTCCACGGAAGTCATGCCGCAGTTCGCGGGCGACTATCTCATTATGAGCAAATTCAGCGATACCGACAATTCGTTCCAAAACACCGATACGTATAAGAATATTCCTGCCGTGAAGAACGGCCATGTCTTTGAAGTGAACGCCAACGAGTTCTATTTCAACGACCCGAACACGCTGGACTTCCAGCTTGATTTCTTCAAGAAAAGCTTCCTGGGGAAATAA